The window TCTCGAACAACCTCGCCGAGTTCGGCATCGACATGGACTTTTACGTTGAAGAGATGCCGACGTGGCAGGCTGAGACCGAAGACAACCTCGACTACGACCTGACGGTCCAGTTGAACTATGGGATGGCTCGAGATTACCACCCATATGCAGACTTCGATGATGTGTTCAACAACAACACGATGGGGCTGTTTACTGAACGCACCGGCATGATCGATGAAGAGGTTGAAGTACCCGAAGTCGGCAACCCTGACGGGGACACGGTTACGATCGACATCGAAGAGGAACTCGATGAGATGTCGACAGCTGATTCCGAGGAAGACCTCATCGATCACGCAACGACGCTTGCCTGGGTCCACAATCAGACGCTGCCAGCGCTTGTCTGTTACCCATGGGGCGGTGGGCACTACTGGGTGAATACTGAAGACTGGGACTTCGACCTCGAGAGCGATGACTGGCTGACCTCGAACCGCATCACTCACTACCTGCTCGAGAACGGTCTCGAGCCGGTCTAGGTCGGTATCTAACACTCATTTTTCGCGAACGGTATTCGCTGACGGAAGCAAGTCGTGATCGTACCCTGACTCACCCTACTCGAGCCGTCCTGACAGATGCGTGTGGAGACGAGGTGTTCACGGAAAGCTAAAACTAAGGTGATTGATCAAGAAGGTAGCTATCAATACATGCGTTACTACCAACTTCGCGAGGAGGGAACTCCCCATCTTGTCGTTGAAACTGCAGATACTCTGTACGATCTCACAACTGCGCGACCACAACTCCAGACATTCGAGGAACTGCTTGAGGCCGCAACGATCACAACCGACTCGATCGATACGCTTGTCGAAGGACTGCTCGAGGATGCAACGACTCGATCGATGGACATCCTCGAGAACGGGGCCGTCGCTGCACCGATTTCCTCCGGCGAGATTTGGGCGGCTGGCGTTACCTACCAGATCAGTGAAGAGGCTCGACAAGCCGAGAGCGATACGCCGGATATGTACATCGACGTCTACGAAAGTGACCGGCCGGAAGTCTTCTTCAAGGCCACGCCAGAGCGAACCGTTGGACCGAAAGAAGCAGTCGGAATCCGGGCTGATTCCGAGTGGGACGTGCCAGAACCGGAATTGGGAGTCGTCCTCGCGGGCGAAGAAATCGTCGGTTACACGGTTGGGAACGATATGAGCAGTCGCTCGATCGAAGGACAAAATCCGCTCTATCTCCCGCAGGCAAAGGTCTACGACAAGTGTTGTTCGATCGGTCCTGGCATCCGCTCTGCGGACTCGATCGACGATCCACACGACCTCGAGATGTGGATGACGATCAGCCGAGACGGCGAGGTGCTGTACGACGACTCGACGAACACTGGGAAAATGGTCCGAACAGTTGAGGAACTCGTTGAGTGCTACACGTCACACAACGCCGTTCCGGATGTCTCGATTCTGCTGACCGGTACCTCACTTGTCCCCGACGAAGAGTTCACGCTCGAAGAAGGCGACGAGATCGAAATCGGGCTCGAAGAGATTGGAACGCTCACGAACACCGTTGTCGAAGTCTAAGCAGCCCACAAATAGTCCGTACTAGACACTCGGTTCGACACTCGCAGCCGCCGTTGTCTGTATGCAAGCCTGTTCTGCGCTGTAACGTGAGTGACTGGTGAAAGAAAACAGGGTTCGCCAGCACAGAACAATCTATATGTGTGTTCAAACCATGCATACGCATATGCCAGAACCAAAACACCCCGTTCGGACTGTCGACAGAACCTTCGAGATTCTCGAGATTATTCAGGAACTCGATGGGGCGGGCATTTCTGAGATTGCTGAGCAGGTCGATATCGGTAAAAGTGCGGTTCACAATCACCTGACGACGCTTGCCAATCGCGAGTACGTCGACAAGGACGGCGACGAGTACCACATTGGACTCTCGTTTCTAGGCCTCGGGGCGTACGCTCGCAACCGCACGCCAATCTACGATACGGCTCAGAAAGAAGTCGACAAACTCGCCGACGACACTGGCGAACTCGTCAATCTCCTCGTCGAGAAAAACGGCCGCGGCATCTACCTCTACCAGGCAAAAGGCGAGAACGCGGTCGAACTTGATACCCACGAAGGCAAACGCGTCCCGCTTCACTGTACCGGACTCGGCAAGGCAATTCTCGGATTCCGACCCGACGAACAAGTCGAACGCATCGTCGAGGAGTATGGCCTGCCATCCGTAACGAACAAGACGATCACCGACCGCGAGGAATTCTTCGCTGAACTCGAGGAGATTCACGAGCAACGCTTTGCCGTCGACCGCGAGGAGCGACTCAACGGCCTGCGGTGTATCGCCGCGCCGATCACAGACGATAACGATGAGAGTATCGCGGCGGTCAGCGTTTCCTGCCCCGTCCACCGCGTCGGCGACGAACGTTTCTACGAAGACCTTCCAGAGGCCGTCCTGGGGACGGCAAACGTCATCGAACTCGAGCATAATTATTCGTAATTCGAGTAAACAGAGAGAACAGTATTCGCTAGTGGTGAACAGTAGGTCGGTTACACACCATCATGAACTGATGTGAGACGTGATCGTCGACTACTGCGACAAACTACTCGTCAGTGACTGCTGGCCAGCCATCGAGTCGAATCCGGATGTATACACCCTGGTAGCAACTATTATGGGTTGTGTTGGCAATGGTCAAGTATGGTGAAAGTTGCGTTTATCGGCGCTGGCAGTCTCACGTTCACACAGACGCTCGTTCGGGATATTCTCTCGTTTGCAGAGTTACAGGAAACGACGTTCGCATTGATGGATATCGACGCCGAGCGTTTAGAGCGAATCGAAGCGGCGACGAACGCACTCATCGACGAACACGACCTTCCGGCGACCGTGGAGGCAACGACAGACCGGCGCGAAGCCCTCACCGATGCGGACTACGTCGTCACAACAATACAGGTCGGCGGCGTCGAGCCCGTCGAGAACGAAGTTGAAATCCCACAGCGCTATGGCATCAACCAATCCGTCGGTGACACGCTCGGACCGGGTGGTGTCTTCCGGGCACAGCGAACGATTCCGACGATGCTCGAGATTGCCCGCGATATGGAAGAGCTGTGTCCTGATGCGCCGCTGTTACAGCACACTAATCCGATGGCGATGGTCTGTTGGGCGCTCGAGCGCGAAACGGAGATCGACGTCTACGGAATTTGTCACAGTATCCGCGGGACGGCACACGACATTGCGAACTACGTCGACGTCCCCTTCGAGGACCTCGAGTACTGGGTTGCTGGCATCAACCACATGGCGTGGTTTCTCGACCTCGAGTGCGAGGGAGCAGACCTCTATCCCGACCTCTATGACGCGATGGGTGACGACGAATTCTACGCCAAAGACATCGTGCGATTCGACGTGATGGATCACTTCGGCGCGTTCATCACCGAATCAAGTCACCACCTGAGCGAGTATTTGCCGTACTTCCGACATACGCAAGACGAGATCGACAACCTCGTCGAGAAAAGTGCATACAAATCAGACGAGGACGCGTTTGAATATTCGCCTGTCTGCTGGATGCCCACTGGGGAGTATCTCAAACACTGGCGAGCCCGCGATCCAGCGGACGAGTTCGACCTCGACAATCTTGATCTCTCGCTCGAGCGCTCGGGCGAGTACGCCGCCCGCATTATCCACTCGATCGAGACGGACGAGACTCGTCGAATGAATCTCAACGTGCCGAACGACGGCCGATTGATCACGAACCTGCCCGACGACGCACTCGTCGAGGTGCCATGTCTCGTCGATGGAACCGGGGTTCGCCCGTGCAGCGTCGGCGACCTGCCACCGCAACTGGCCGCGCTCAACCGTACGAACGTCAACGTGCAGTCGCTGGCCGTCGACGCCGCGATTGACGGTGACGAGGCTGCACTGCGACGCGCGGTCAAACTCGATCCGTTGACCAGCGCCGTCTGTACGCTCGAGGAAATCGACGGCCTGGTCGATGAGTTGCTCGAGGCGAATGCCGCGTACCTGCCGGCGTTCGACTGATCGCGAAAAGGGGTTGACTGATACGCGAGACCTACTCGAGGCTGATACGCGAACGGAACTCGGGGACGCCGCTGGGGCCAACGTCTGAAACGCGGAACAAGGCACCTGCGCCGTCGCCTTCCTCGTCGCGGTCGTTGTCAGTGAGTGCAGTCGTCAGGTACAGGTCCTCGTATTCTGGTCCGCCAAAGGTCGCCGAGGAGACTTTCCGTGCTGGAAGTTCAATCTCCTCGAGGACTTCGCCGTCTGGACTGTAGCGGACGACGCGGCCGCCGTCCCAGCGAGCCGACCAGATATCACCGTTTTCGTCGATGGTCATCCCGTCTGGGATGCCATCGTCGGTTGGGACCTCAACGAACGTCCGCTGGTTCGACAGCTCGCCAGTCTCGCGGTCGTAGTCGAACGCGTAGATGACGTGGGCTTCGGATTCGGTGAAATAAAACGTCTCGAGGTCGTCGGTAAAGCCCATGCCGTTGGGGATGTCGACGTCCTCGACAACGAGCGTGACACTGCCGTCGGGGTCGACGCGATAGAGGTCGCCGAGTTCGTTTTCGCCGGGCATCGTCCCACAGAAAACACGGCCCTCGGGGTCGGCGATGACATCGTTGAACCGCGTCTCGGCATCGCTGACTTCGGCGATCGGCTCGGCCTTGTCCGCGCCGGGCTCGAGGCGACTGACGGTGCCGTGAGTGAACAGGAGCAACGCGCCGTCTTCTTCGATAGTGTAGCCACCGAGTGGGACGCCGTCGGTTTGATACACCAGGTCGTACTCGTCCGTCTCGGGGTCGTACGCGAAGAGCTTGCCGTTTGGAATGTCGACCCAGTAGACCAGTTCCTCCTCGGGGTGCCACAGCGGCCCTTCGCCGGTGTGAGCGGTCGTATCCGCGACGCGTTCGTACTGTGTCATACCAAACCGTACCGCCCGTTCATACTTGAATTGTGCCGTCTCGAGCGTGACTCGCGTCGCCAGCACGAGAGCGATACGGAGCGTCTGGCAGTAACGAGAGTAGATTTGTCGGATACCAGTGTATAATGCTGATAAACCATTAGTTAGATGAAATCTCTGGCAGCGATCCCAGCAATCCAGCTAAAACAACTGTATCTGGCACAGGAGCGACTAGTACCGACAGTCCAGTAAAAAGATAGCAACCGACACCTACACAACGACATTGCTGGAGATTCAAAGAAGTATAGTTTCGAGGAAGCCAGCTATGGGCTCGTGGTTCGTATAGTGATAGAAAAAGCGGTATCTGAGAAGGTACTATAATCAGAGTGAATTATTTGCGTATGTGTCGGTTATCCGAAAACCAGAAATCGATTCTCGAGGAAGAGCTCCTACAGCGTATCCAAAATTCCGAGAACACGCTCTTCTGTGGCTCGGTCCGGGCCGTTCTCGCGGCCGTCACGATCACTCTCGAGGTGGTCCTCGACGGCGCGGGCCATCGCCTCCTCGAGTGGCGTCGACTCCCAGCCGAGGGCGGCGAGTTTGGCGGTCGAAAGCAGATGTGGATACTCCCGGTAAAGAACGTAATCGTCCGGCGCGATGCCGCCGGCCTCGAGTTCGCGCGGGCCGGCGTGGACGACGTCGACGCTCGTGTCTAACTGCGAAGCGATCAGGTTGATCATCTCCTCAAGCGTAACAGCGCGTTGGTCGCCAACGTTGTAGGATTCGCCGGGCTCGCCGCGTTCGGCGACGATGCGCATCGCGCGTGCAACGTCCTCGACGTAGACGCGCTGCCAGAGGTTCGTGCCGTCGCCAGGGACGAGGACGCGGTCGAAGCGATTGACGCGGTCGATCCAGAAATCGAGGCGCTCGGTGTAGTCGTGCGGGCCGTAGACGATTGGCGGGCGCACGGACATCGCGTTGACGCCTGACTCCGCTGCGGCGACCACCGCGCGGTCGCCCTCGGCCTTTCGCTTGCCGTAGGTTTCCTGCGAGTCGTCGGTCGCTTCCTCGGCCGTACAGGACTCAAGTGGTGTCCTGTCTTCGCGTTTTGGAATGTCTTCGCGCCCGTAGGCTGCGCCACTCGAGATGTAGACGTAGGCGTCACAGTCGGCGAAGATGGTTGTCGCTGCGCGAACGTCACGCGGGTAGTAGGCCACGCAGTCGAAGACGGCGTCAGGATCGACCGTCATCGCAGCGGCCTCGAGTGCGGAATCGTTTGTCCGGTCGCCTTCGATGTGGTCGACGCGGTCGTCGTCGGCGAAGGGGTTGTCGTGGTTCCCACGGTTGAAAATCGTCACATCGTAGTCGTGTGCAAGCAGTTCGGAGACGAGATGGCGGCCAATAAAGCGCGTGCCGCCGATAACGAGTGCGCTGTCCATACTCGCTCGTCGTCACTGCGAGAGAAAACGGTGGCGATGACCGCTGTCACGACCGACTCGAGCGCGCCGTCTGCTCGACGGTTTCTCGAGGTCGAACACTAGTGACTCAGTCGAAAAACGAGACGCCGATCAGTCGTCGCTCGCGGCGTAACTGGTCGAGTCAGCCTCGACGACGGACTCTGGGACACCAGGCAGTTCCTCGCGAACGTCGTCGCTTCCCTGCTCGGTGATCGCCTCGTGGTATGCTTCGGGCATGATCTTCACGAACGCCTCGAGTGCCTGCTCCCAGTTTGCGAGCAGTTCCTCGCCGCGGTCGGAGTCCGTGTAGGCGACGTGGTTTTCGACGAGTCGGCGGACCATCGCCTCGTCTGCGTCCTCGAGATCGTCGTGCAGTGAGACCATTCCAGTGTTTGCCTTCGCTTTGAGTTCCTCGTCTGGGTCGTAGACGTAGGCGACACCGCCGGACATTCCGGCTGCGAAGTTCTTGCCAGTCTCTCCGAGGACGGCGACGACGCCGCCGGTCATGTACTCACAGCCGTGGTCGCCAACGCCTTCGACGACGGCTTTCGAACCGGAGTTTCGGACGGCGAATCGCTCGCCAGCAACGCCGTTGACGTACAGTTGGCCGTCGGTTGCACCGTAGAGTGCGACGTTCCCGATAGCGACGTTCTCGGTCGGATCGTAGGCTGCCGACTCGGGCGTGCGGATCGCGAGCTTTCCGCCCGAGAGGCCTTTCCCGACGTAGTCGTTCGCGCTGCCCTCGAGGTGCATCGAGACACCGCTTGCGAGGAACGCACCAAAGCTCTGTCCGGCAGTTCCCTCGAGGTCGACCGTGATCGTGTCCTCGGGAAGCCCGGGTTCGCCGTAACGGCTGGTGATGCGGTTCGAGAGCATCGCGCCGACGGTTCGGTCGACGTTCGAAATGTCGGCCTCGAGTGCGACTGGTTCTTCGGTCTCGATGGTGTCTGCTGCGGCCTCGATCAGGTCACGGTCGAGTTGCTCCTCGAGTTCGTGATCCTGGTCGCGAATTTTGCGCCGGACGTCGCTTCCGGGGTCGGCGATGACGGCAGAGAGGTCGACCGTACGCGCTTTCGGATGGTCGATATCGTCGCGCTGGTCCAGCACCTCGACGTGGCCGATCATCTCGTCGATGGTTGCAAAGCCGAGTTCGGCCATGATTTCGCGCAGTTCCTGTGCGATGAACGTCATGTAGTTGATGACGTGTTCTGGCTCGCCGGGGAACCGCTTCCGGAGGTCCTCGCGCTGGGTAGCGACCCCAACCGGGCAGGTGTTCTTGTGACACTGCCGGGCCATCACGCAGCCGGAGGTGACGAGCGAGGCCGTCCCGAAGATGTACTCCTCGGCTCCGAGGAGGGCAGCGACAGCGACATCACGGCCCGTTTTCATGCCACCGTCAGCGGAGACACGAATCCGGTCGCGCAGGCCGGTCTGACAAAGCATCTGGTTGGCTTCGGCAAGCCCCAGTTCCCATGGAAGGCCGGCGCTTTTGATCGACGTGCGCGGGGAGGCACCCGTCCCGCCGGAGTGACCCGAAATGTGGACCACGTCGGCGTTTGCCTTTGCGACACCAGCTGCGACGGTGCCGATGCCGGCCTCGGAGACGAGTTTAACGTTGATGTCTGCCTCCTCGTTCGCCGCTTTCAGATCGAAGATCAGCTGTTTGAGGTCCTCGATGGAGTAGATGTCGTGCAGCGGCGGCGGCGAGATGAGGCCAACGCCCGGCGTCGATTTGCGGACGTGCGCGATCATCTCGTTTACCTTCTCGCCGGGGAGATGGCCACCCTCACCAGGCTTAGAGCCCTGAGCCATCTTGATCTGGAGTTCGTCCGCACTCGAGAGGTAGGTACTCGTAACGCCGAAACGGCCGGATGCGACCTGTTTGACGTTGCACTCCTTTTCGGTGCCAAATCGCTCTGGTGGCTCGCCACCCTCTCCGGAGTTGGACTTGCCGCCGATGCGGTTCATCGCAATCGAGTTGTTTTCGTGTGCTTCCGGCGAGAGCGAGCCGAGACTCATCGCGGCCGTCGAGAAGCGTTCGACGATGTCTTTGATCGGCTCGACGTCATCGACCGGGATCGACTCGCGGTCCGAATCGAACTCGAGGAGGCCACGAAGCGTCTGGAGATTCTGTTGCTGGTCGTTGATCAGCTCAGCGAACTCCTGGTAGCGCTCGTAGTCGTTCGCACGGACTGCCTGTTGGAGCGTACCAACGGTATCCGGGTTCCACTGATGGTGAATTCCATCGGAGCGGTGTTCGAATTCGCCGTGGCGGTCGAGCGTCGGCTTCTCTTCGGTCTCGACGAACGCCTGCTTGTGGCGTTCGCGAACGTCTTCTTCGATTTCGGCGAGGCCGATCCCCTCAGTGCGGTTTTCGGTGCCGTCGAAGTATTCTGTGACGAGGTCGGAATCGAGTCCGACGGCTTCGAATATTTGGGCGCCCTGGTAGCTTTCGACGGTCGAGATACCCATCTTGGCCATGATCTTCAGGAGGCCGTCTTCGACAGCGCCGACGTAGGCGTCGATGGCGACCTCGGTCTCGGCTCCGTCGGGACCGGCGGTGATGTCGTCGATTGTCTGGTAGGCCAGGTACGGGTTGACGGCGCCCGCGCCGTAGCCGACGAGCGTCGCGAAGTGATGGACCGTCCGCGGGTCCGCGGATTCGACAACCAGTCCAACGTGGTTACGCAGGCCGTTTCGGACGAGGTGATGATGAACGCCACCCGTCGCGAGCAGGCTTGGAATCGCAACACGGTCTTCGTCGACGCCACGATCCGAGAGGATGAGCACGTCGTGGCCGCCGTCTTCGATGGCCTCGACGACATCCTCGCGAACGCGTTCGAGTGCGGCCTCGAGATCCGAACCGACCTCGTCGCTTTTCGGTTCGTAGGTGATGTCGATGGTTGCAGCCGTGATGCCGTTCGCATCGCACTCCCGAATTGACTCGAGTTCGCCGTCGGTCAGAATCGGCGAATCGAGGACGAGTTGGCGGGCGTGTTCGGGCGATTCGGCAAGCAGGTTGCGCTGGAAGCCGAGTCGGGACTCCATCGAGGTGACGAGTTCCTCGCGGATGTAGTCGAGTGGCGGATTCGTCACCTGCGCGAACAGCTGTCTGAAGTACGAGAACAGCGGGCGGTTGAACTCCGTCAGTACCGACAGCGGCGTGTCATCGCCCATCGAGCCGACTGGGTCCTTGCCCTTCGTCGTCATCGGCTCGATCATGTTCTCGAGTTCGTCGTGCGTGTAGCCAAACGCCGTCTGCTGGTCGCGCAGATTCTCAACCGACTGCTGCGGGGCGCTCGAGTCGGTCGTCCGGACGTCCTCGAGTGAAACCTGTTCTTCGGCAACCCACTCGCCGTAGCGGTCGTCGGTCAGGTCGTCGAAAACCTCGTCGTCTGGGATGACGCGTCCCTCTTCTGGGTCGGCGAGGAACAACTGGCCGGGCTGGAGCCGACCGCGTTCTTCGATTTCCTCGGGAGGCCGCTCGAGTGCGCCGGCCTCGCTGGCCATGATGAGCTGGTTGTCCGTCGTCACGTCGTAGCGACACGGACGAAGTCCGTTACGATCGAGGACGGCACCGACGCGTTCGCCGTCGGTTGCCGCGACGAGTGCGGGGCCGTCCCACGGCTCGACGAGTGAGGCGTGGAAGTCGTACCAGTCCTTGCGGTCGGAATCCATTGCGTCGTCGCCGCGCCAGGCTTCGGGGACGAGCATCCGAAGCGCGTGTGCGAGATCTCGTCCGTCCTGCATCAGGAGTTCGAGGGCGTTATCGACGCTTGCGGTATCGGACTGGTCAGGGTCGTCGATAATCGGCTTGACGGCCTCGAGGTCGTCTAAGACCTCACTTTCGATGTCCGTCTCACGGGCGCGCATCCAGTTGATGTTGCCCTGAATCGTGTTGAACTCGCCGTTGTGGATGATGTTGCGGTATGGATGGGCGAGATGCCAGGCACCGAGCGTGTTCGTCGAGAACCGCTCGTGGACCATGACGAAGTTCGATTCGACGCGCTCGTCAGTCAGATCCGGGTAGTAGCTCGGAACCTGTTCCCCCTTGAGCAGGCCCTTGTAGACGAGCGTCTTCGAGTCGAGCGAGACAACGTAGAAGCGTTCTTTGTTCGCGATGTTGGCGTCCTCAACCGCATTCTCGAGTGCGCGTCGAGCGACGTAGAGTCGCCGGTCGAAGTCGTCCTCGGAAAGGTCGTCTCCGTCTGCGGGTGCAACAACGACCTGTCGTACGTCCGGTTCAGAGTCGACCGCTGTCGCGCCGAGGTCGTCATTTTCTGTTGGGACGTCGCGCCACTCGAGCACCTCGAGATCGTACGTCCCGAAGGTTGATTCTGCGAGATCGGCGAGTGAGTCGCGTGCCTCGTCGTCCTGTGGCATGAACAGCGAGCCGACAGCGTACGTCTCTGGAAGTGAGGTCTCGAGAACGTCTGCAAAGAACCCGTGTGGCGTCTGCAACATGATACCGGCCCCGTCGCCGGTGTTTTTCTCCGCACCTGTGGTCCCCCGGTGCTCGAGATTTTTCAAAAGATCAAGACCGTCCGCGACGACGTTGTGGCCAGTATCCCCATCAAGGTCCATGACGACGCCGACGCCGCAGTTCGACCGTTCGTCCGCTGGGTCGGCAAGACCCTGGGAACGCTCGGTGGATGACGCTCCGTGTGGCTGTGACATACACTCTCATAACGAGTTCTGTTATATGAGGCTACCCCATAATGACTAAGTGTATTATAGACACATATGGAGGAATATAATGCATATGGAGATAATTTATATTCATGGATCATTACGTTTACAGAGAGAATTTACTCGAGCGTATCAGTGATATCTAATAAAAGTAACTGGCGTTTCGAACGACAAACGTCCGGCTACAGCCGTCGCTCGTGTGCATTCGTTTCTCGGAAAAGGTTTTGTCAGAGGCACGTAGTGTTCACCCACCAAAGTGAACACCACAATTGTACATCCATCTCCATTGGTAAGCAACCTCGGGCTAAAGAGTTAGGCTATACTGATCGACATGATGGGTGGTGATAGCGATTGCTTGGTTTCAACTGGTGCTGCTTATCATCTCGTGGATGACCATCCTAACAATTTCAGTCCCCACCTGACGGAGTTGAGAACAGACCGGTTGGGGTCGATAGCTGATCGTATACCGTGTCGTCGTGCTCAGTAGCTCTTTGCGAAATACGCAATCTCGTCTGCCGGGTCGCCACAGACACCGCACTCGTCGTGGTCGGGTTCGGGCACGTCGCCCGACGACTCGCCGCCTTCATCCTCGAGTGGCTGCATGACGATTTCGGCGGCAATCTTCTCCTTGATGACCTCTTCGCAGGCCTCGTCGCCACACCACGGCGTCTTTACGTAGCCGCCGTGCTTGCCGATCGTTCCCAGAATGTCCTCCGGGCTGTGGGCCTCGCGAATATTCTCCGCCAGGTTCTCCTCGGCTGTGTCGTACAGTTTATCGAAGATGTCTTCGAGATGCGTATCGACAGCGTCGACGATCTCGTCGCGGTCCTCGACGGACTCCTCGTTGTCGGGCCGGTGGACGAGCGTGACTTCCTCGTCCTCGACCTCGTAGGGACCGATTTCCAGTCGGAGGGGGACGCCGTTCAACTCGTGTTCGTTGAACTTGAAGCCGGGGTTGCGCTCGTCGCGGTCGTCGAGTTCGACGCGGAAGCCAGCCTCCTCGAGGTCGTCGGCAATGGACTGGGAGTACTCGAGGACGTCGTCTTTCGTATCCTCTTGCCAGATGGGGACGATGACGACCTGTGTGGGCGCGATGGTCGGCGGGAGCACGAGCCCCTGGTCGTCGGAGTGGGTCATGATGAGTGCGCCGAGTGCGCGCCAGGAGAGGCCCCACGAGGTGGTGTAGGCGGTTCGGTCTTCCTCGTCCTCGTCGACGAAGGTGATGTCGAACGCCTCCGCGAACGATTGGCCGAGGTGGTGGCTGGTGCCACCCTGGACGGACTTGCCATCGGGCATCAGCGCTTCGACGGTGGTCGTCGTGTCCGCGCCGGGGAACTTGTCGTGGTCTGGCTTCTTCCCGCGCAGGACCGGGATTGCGAGTACCTCCTCGTAGACTTTCTCGTACTGTCCCAGTCGGGTCCAGACCTCCGCCCACGCGCCCTCGTCGCTCGCGTGGGCGGTGTGGCCTTCCTGCCACATGAACTCCTTCGTGCGGAAGAAGGGCTTTGTTTCGGTTGCTTCCCAGCGAACCACGGAACACCACTGGTTCAGTCGCAGCGGCAGATCACGGTGGCTGCGCGTCCAGTCGGCCATAAACGGCGCGATGATCGACTCACTCGTCGGTCGGACGGCGAGTCGCTCCTCGAGTTCGTCGTGGCCGCCCTGGGTCACCCACGCGACTTCAGGGTCGAAGCCTTCGACGATGTCCTTCTCGCGCTCTAAGAAGGACTCGGGGATGAACATCGGGAAGTAGACGTTGTCGACGTCGGTTTCTTTGAACCAGCCGTCGAGTGCGTCCTGAATGCGTTCCCAGAGGGCGTAGCCCCGTGGTTTCGTGACGATGAACCCGCCCATCGGCGCGTAGTCGGCGAGACCGGCCTTCTGGACGACCTCGGCGTACCAGTCGCCGGGTTTGTGCGATTTCGACTCGGTGATCCCGAGTTCCTGACTCTCGTCGCTCATACATCGACTCACTGCCACCGCAGGCTTAAACGATACGAAGGGCCGACGCACCTCGAGGTCGGCTACACTCGTTTCGAATGTGAGTGAAAACTATGATGTTTTATTACACCATACATTATATCCGAGGGTGGAATGGGAGACAATAACAATCGAGACCAGCCGCGATCGACAGTCGGCCGGCGAACGCTGTTGTCGGCAGGAGCAACCCTTGGCGCACTCACCGTTGCCGGTTGCTCCTTTGGCGGCACCGAGAACGCACAGGCACTTCCCGACCAGCCAACTGCCGACGACGGCACGGTCGCCTACCAGTACTTCCACGCCGAGTGGACAGAGATTGAGGCCGACGTACCCCGCCTCGCCGACGCCGGCATCGACGCCATCTGGGTGCAACAACCTGCTCGAGGAAAGCTCGGCTGGGACGACCTCTCGTACGACGGCGAATACGGCTACTACGATGAGACCTCACCCTACGGCTTTCGTGACCCGCATCCACCGGTTGGCTACCAACCTGTCGACCTCTCCGATCTCGACTCGACGTTCGGCACGGCGGACGAACTCGAGTCCATGATCGAGGCCTGCCACGCACACGATATCGAGGTCATCGTCGACGTGGTCGCGAATCACATGGCGACGGCAGACGGGCCGGATGGGGAGGTGGAACTCCCGCAGTTCGACCGCGACGAGCACTTCCACGACAACGGCACGCTCGGCGAGGACTGCCAACTCGACG is drawn from Natronolimnobius sp. AArcel1 and contains these coding sequences:
- the proS gene encoding proline--tRNA ligase, which produces MSDESQELGITESKSHKPGDWYAEVVQKAGLADYAPMGGFIVTKPRGYALWERIQDALDGWFKETDVDNVYFPMFIPESFLEREKDIVEGFDPEVAWVTQGGHDELEERLAVRPTSESIIAPFMADWTRSHRDLPLRLNQWCSVVRWEATETKPFFRTKEFMWQEGHTAHASDEGAWAEVWTRLGQYEKVYEEVLAIPVLRGKKPDHDKFPGADTTTTVEALMPDGKSVQGGTSHHLGQSFAEAFDITFVDEDEEDRTAYTTSWGLSWRALGALIMTHSDDQGLVLPPTIAPTQVVIVPIWQEDTKDDVLEYSQSIADDLEEAGFRVELDDRDERNPGFKFNEHELNGVPLRLEIGPYEVEDEEVTLVHRPDNEESVEDRDEIVDAVDTHLEDIFDKLYDTAEENLAENIREAHSPEDILGTIGKHGGYVKTPWCGDEACEEVIKEKIAAEIVMQPLEDEGGESSGDVPEPDHDECGVCGDPADEIAYFAKSY
- the gltB gene encoding glutamate synthase large subunit; the protein is MSQPHGASSTERSQGLADPADERSNCGVGVVMDLDGDTGHNVVADGLDLLKNLEHRGTTGAEKNTGDGAGIMLQTPHGFFADVLETSLPETYAVGSLFMPQDDEARDSLADLAESTFGTYDLEVLEWRDVPTENDDLGATAVDSEPDVRQVVVAPADGDDLSEDDFDRRLYVARRALENAVEDANIANKERFYVVSLDSKTLVYKGLLKGEQVPSYYPDLTDERVESNFVMVHERFSTNTLGAWHLAHPYRNIIHNGEFNTIQGNINWMRARETDIESEVLDDLEAVKPIIDDPDQSDTASVDNALELLMQDGRDLAHALRMLVPEAWRGDDAMDSDRKDWYDFHASLVEPWDGPALVAATDGERVGAVLDRNGLRPCRYDVTTDNQLIMASEAGALERPPEEIEERGRLQPGQLFLADPEEGRVIPDDEVFDDLTDDRYGEWVAEEQVSLEDVRTTDSSAPQQSVENLRDQQTAFGYTHDELENMIEPMTTKGKDPVGSMGDDTPLSVLTEFNRPLFSYFRQLFAQVTNPPLDYIREELVTSMESRLGFQRNLLAESPEHARQLVLDSPILTDGELESIRECDANGITAATIDITYEPKSDEVGSDLEAALERVREDVVEAIEDGGHDVLILSDRGVDEDRVAIPSLLATGGVHHHLVRNGLRNHVGLVVESADPRTVHHFATLVGYGAGAVNPYLAYQTIDDITAGPDGAETEVAIDAYVGAVEDGLLKIMAKMGISTVESYQGAQIFEAVGLDSDLVTEYFDGTENRTEGIGLAEIEEDVRERHKQAFVETEEKPTLDRHGEFEHRSDGIHHQWNPDTVGTLQQAVRANDYERYQEFAELINDQQQNLQTLRGLLEFDSDRESIPVDDVEPIKDIVERFSTAAMSLGSLSPEAHENNSIAMNRIGGKSNSGEGGEPPERFGTEKECNVKQVASGRFGVTSTYLSSADELQIKMAQGSKPGEGGHLPGEKVNEMIAHVRKSTPGVGLISPPPLHDIYSIEDLKQLIFDLKAANEEADINVKLVSEAGIGTVAAGVAKANADVVHISGHSGGTGASPRTSIKSAGLPWELGLAEANQMLCQTGLRDRIRVSADGGMKTGRDVAVAALLGAEEYIFGTASLVTSGCVMARQCHKNTCPVGVATQREDLRKRFPGEPEHVINYMTFIAQELREIMAELGFATIDEMIGHVEVLDQRDDIDHPKARTVDLSAVIADPGSDVRRKIRDQDHELEEQLDRDLIEAAADTIETEEPVALEADISNVDRTVGAMLSNRITSRYGEPGLPEDTITVDLEGTAGQSFGAFLASGVSMHLEGSANDYVGKGLSGGKLAIRTPESAAYDPTENVAIGNVALYGATDGQLYVNGVAGERFAVRNSGSKAVVEGVGDHGCEYMTGGVVAVLGETGKNFAAGMSGGVAYVYDPDEELKAKANTGMVSLHDDLEDADEAMVRRLVENHVAYTDSDRGEELLANWEQALEAFVKIMPEAYHEAITEQGSDDVREELPGVPESVVEADSTSYAASDD